In the Pseudoliparis swirei isolate HS2019 ecotype Mariana Trench chromosome 19, NWPU_hadal_v1, whole genome shotgun sequence genome, one interval contains:
- the LOC130209414 gene encoding C-terminal-binding protein 1 isoform X2, whose product MGSSHLLNKGMPLGIRPPIMNGPMHPRPLVALLDGRDCTVEMPILKDVATVAFCDAQSTQEIHEKVLNEAVGALMYHTITLMREDLEKFKGLRIIVRIGSGYDNIDIKSAGELGIAVCNMPAASVEETADSTLCHILTLYRRTTWLHQALREGTRVQSVEQIREVASGAARIRGETLGLIGLGRVGQAVALRAKAFGFNVIFYDPYLADGVERSLGLQRVTTLQDLLFHSDCVSMHCSLNEHNHHLINDFTIKQMRQGAFLVNTARGGLVDEKALAQALKEGRIRGAALDVHETEPFSFSQGPLKDAPNLICTPHAAWYSEQASLEMREEAAREIRRAITGRIPDSLKNCVNKEFLSQNNHWAGVDPATVHPELNGAYR is encoded by the exons GCATCAGGCCCCCCATCATGAACGGGCCCATGCACccgcgccccctggtggcgctGCTGGACGGACGCGACTGCACGGTGGAGATGCCCATCCTGAAGGACGTCGCGACCGTCGCCTTCTGTGACGCTCAGTCCACACAGGAGATCCACGAGAAG gtGCTGAATGAAGCTGTAGGAGCTCTGATGTACCACACCATCACTCTGATGAGAGAAGACCTGGAAAAGTTTAAAGGTCTGCGCATCATCGTCCGCATCGGCAGCGGCTACGACAACATCGACATCAAATCTGCCGGGGAACTGG GCATAGCTGTGTGTAATATGCCGGCGGCCTCGGTGGAGGAGACGGCGGACTCGACGCTGTGTCACATCCTCACCTTGTACCGACGCACCACCTGGCTGCACCAG GCGCTCCGGGAGGGCACGCGGGTCCAGAGCGTGGAGCAGATCCGAGAGGTGGCGTCAGGAGCCGCGAGGATCCGGGGAGAGACACTGGGACTCATCGGGCTCG gtCGAGTGGGCCAGGCTGTCGCCCTGCGAGCCAAGGCCTTCGGCTTCAATGTGATCTTCTATGACCCTTATTTGGCCGACGGGGTAGAACGATCCCTGGGACTCCAGAGGGTCACCACACTACAg GACCTGCTCTTCCACTCCGACTGCGTCTCAATGCACTGCAGCCTCAATGAACACAACCACCACCTGATCAACGACTTCACCATCAAACAG atgcGCCAGGGGGCGTTCCTGGTGAACACGGCCAGGGGGGGCCTGGTGGACGAGAAGGCCCTGGCTCAGGCCCTGAAGGAGGGGAGGATACGTGGAGCTGCTCTGGATGTCCATGAGACCGAGCCTTTCAG CTTCAGTCAGGGCCCGCTGAAGGACGCTCCCAACCTGATCTGCACCCCGCACGCCGCCTGGTACAGCGAACAGGCCTCGCTGGAGATGAGAGAAGAGGCCGCCAGGGAGATCCGAAGGGCTATCACAG GTCGTATCCCAGACAGTTTGAAGAACTGTGTGAATAAGGAGTTCCTCTCCCAGAATAACCACTGGGCAGGTGTTGACCCAGCTACCGTTCACCCCGAGCTCAACGGGGCTTATAGGTAA
- the LOC130209414 gene encoding C-terminal-binding protein 1 isoform X1, translating into MGSSHLLNKGMPLGIRPPIMNGPMHPRPLVALLDGRDCTVEMPILKDVATVAFCDAQSTQEIHEKVLNEAVGALMYHTITLMREDLEKFKGLRIIVRIGSGYDNIDIKSAGELGIAVCNMPAASVEETADSTLCHILTLYRRTTWLHQALREGTRVQSVEQIREVASGAARIRGETLGLIGLGRVGQAVALRAKAFGFNVIFYDPYLADGVERSLGLQRVTTLQDLLFHSDCVSMHCSLNEHNHHLINDFTIKQMRQGAFLVNTARGGLVDEKALAQALKEGRIRGAALDVHETEPFSFSQGPLKDAPNLICTPHAAWYSEQASLEMREEAAREIRRAITGRIPDSLKNCVNKEFLSQNNHWAGVDPATVHPELNGAYRYPLGVVSLQAAVLLPPVEGIVPGGVPITHTLPPAVTHPPHALSPGQNTVKPPEGDREQYPSDQL; encoded by the exons GCATCAGGCCCCCCATCATGAACGGGCCCATGCACccgcgccccctggtggcgctGCTGGACGGACGCGACTGCACGGTGGAGATGCCCATCCTGAAGGACGTCGCGACCGTCGCCTTCTGTGACGCTCAGTCCACACAGGAGATCCACGAGAAG gtGCTGAATGAAGCTGTAGGAGCTCTGATGTACCACACCATCACTCTGATGAGAGAAGACCTGGAAAAGTTTAAAGGTCTGCGCATCATCGTCCGCATCGGCAGCGGCTACGACAACATCGACATCAAATCTGCCGGGGAACTGG GCATAGCTGTGTGTAATATGCCGGCGGCCTCGGTGGAGGAGACGGCGGACTCGACGCTGTGTCACATCCTCACCTTGTACCGACGCACCACCTGGCTGCACCAG GCGCTCCGGGAGGGCACGCGGGTCCAGAGCGTGGAGCAGATCCGAGAGGTGGCGTCAGGAGCCGCGAGGATCCGGGGAGAGACACTGGGACTCATCGGGCTCG gtCGAGTGGGCCAGGCTGTCGCCCTGCGAGCCAAGGCCTTCGGCTTCAATGTGATCTTCTATGACCCTTATTTGGCCGACGGGGTAGAACGATCCCTGGGACTCCAGAGGGTCACCACACTACAg GACCTGCTCTTCCACTCCGACTGCGTCTCAATGCACTGCAGCCTCAATGAACACAACCACCACCTGATCAACGACTTCACCATCAAACAG atgcGCCAGGGGGCGTTCCTGGTGAACACGGCCAGGGGGGGCCTGGTGGACGAGAAGGCCCTGGCTCAGGCCCTGAAGGAGGGGAGGATACGTGGAGCTGCTCTGGATGTCCATGAGACCGAGCCTTTCAG CTTCAGTCAGGGCCCGCTGAAGGACGCTCCCAACCTGATCTGCACCCCGCACGCCGCCTGGTACAGCGAACAGGCCTCGCTGGAGATGAGAGAAGAGGCCGCCAGGGAGATCCGAAGGGCTATCACAG GTCGTATCCCAGACAGTTTGAAGAACTGTGTGAATAAGGAGTTCCTCTCCCAGAATAACCACTGGGCAGGTGTTGACCCAGCTACCGTTCACCCCGAGCTCAACGGGGCTTATAG GTATCCCCTAGGAGTGGTGAGCTTGCAAGCGGCCGTCCTCCTGCCACCAGTTGAAGGCATCGTGCCCGGCGGCGTGcccatcacacacaccctcccgcCCGCCGTCACACACCCTCCTCATGCCCTGTCCCCCGGACAAAATACAGTcaagccaccagagggcgacagagagcagTATCCGAGTGACCAActgtag